The Rhabdothermincola sediminis genomic sequence GGACATGGTCATGGGCGCGACCCGCGACGAGTACGACGTAGCCATCCTGATGTCAGCCGACACCGACCTGCTCCCGGCCGCTGAGGCCGTGATCGACACCGGGAAGTGGATCGAGTTCGCCGCGTGGCGGCCCGATGTGGGCTACGCCTCGCACCTCCGGATCGCCGGCCGCCGGACCTGGTGCCATCACCTCCGGCGCAAGGACTTCGAGATGGTCGCTGACCCGACCGACTACACCAAGCCCGTGCCCGGACCGCCGCCGACGACCTGACGGTCGACGACAGCGGATAACACCCACGCACAACGCTCGCCGCCGACCTGCGCTTCCGCAGGTGAGCACAGCGTTCAGGCCCGTATCACTCGTAATGAGCAGGTCAAGGGTTCGATTCCCTTCCCAGGCTCGTAAGGCTCTGACCATGCCACGCAGAAACCGGGACCGGGTCTCATCACCCACCGGCCTCGCCGGCGTGACCGGGCTCGATGCGACGCGGCACGAGGTAGCGGCCCACCAGCGGCAGGCGCACGAAGCCTTGGACCGCTCCGAACAGCACCGCGACCTGTGGCAGCGAGCGCTGGTCCTCGTAGACGATCACCCGCGGCACCCAGTCGGGCCGGAAGCGTCGGTTGAAGTCACGCAGCGACTTGACCTGGAAGAAGGGGTTCAGCGCGGAGACGAGGACACGCGCCACGCGCTGGCGGAGGGTGAATCGCACGTCGGATCCGAACAGGCGCCCCGCGAAGGCGAAGTTCATCGACAGGACCCGCTCCCCGCGATCGCGAAATGCGAACGCGGTGTTGGCAACGAGGAACTCGGTCATCCCGTTCCGTGTATCCGGATCGCGCCGCATCAGGTCCAGGGTGCGCCCCACGATCGGCACCGTCCCGCCGGGTTCCGGTTCGCCGTACACCGGCACCGCCCGCAGGAACCCCCCGACGCTCGCGTCGGCGCGGTGGTGCGAGATCGCGAGAAGGTACTGCTGCTCCTTGCCCTCGACGTCCTGGCCGAGCGCCATCGTGAACCCACGCTCGGGCGCCTTGCCCCGCCACCGCTCGCTGACGGCGTTGCAGGCCGCGACGGTCGCCGCACCGACCTCCGACTCGGCGACGAGCTCGAAGTCGTAGGTGCGGGCGACCCGGCCGACCGATTGCCGCACGCTCTTGTTGCGCTTGCCTCCGAGCGTGAACCTCGTGCAGTCGATGACGGCCTCGTCGCCGAGGTAGAGCGATCGCAGGCCCCGGCGCTCGTAGCGCGCGACCTGATCCTGCCGGACCGTCAGGAACGCGACGCCCCAACCGTGCCGGACGCACATGTCGAGGAACTCGTCGATGACCAGATCGATCGACGGCGCTGCACCGACCGGGTCTCCCGAGGCCAGCGCGTAGCGCGCGAGGTATGCGTAGACGATCATCGCGTCACCGTCGGACGAGAAGAAGTAGCTCTTGTCATGGCGGAGCGCGAAGTAGGCCAGCGTGTCCGTGCCGTACCGGTGGACGAGTCGCTTCGCGGCGACCCAGTCGGCCTCGGTCCGCGGCGTCGCTACGATCGGCCGGAAGATCAGCACCAGGGTGGTCACCAGGCCGATCGAACCGAGCGCGACGAGCGACATCGGGAACGCGACCCCGAAGAACCCCGGCTGGTACGTGTACTCCCCCTCGACGCCGATCAGGCCTTCGAGCACGCCGTCGCCGCGGTGACCGCCGTGACGCGTCGCGGCGACCGGACCGTCACCCGGGGGCAAAATGGTTCGGCAGCAGCGGTTCCCATCGTTCAGACCGGTCAGCCCAGCAGGTCCTCGGTGTTCTCCCTCGCGGCGAGCAGGGGCCGAGTCGGTCACGGGTCACGGACGGCGACGATACCGGCGCGGCGGTCGCCAGCTGGTCCAGCCGACGACGGTCAGGAAGGTCGAGGGTTCGACTTCCCGTCCCGGGCTCCGCGGCGGGCTCGTCGATCAGCCACGGTCGAGCGCCTCGATGATCTCGGAGGCTGCACCTCTCGACCAGCCGGGGGGTGTTCGCAGGAAGAGCCGGTCCAGCTCTGGCGTGGGCGAGGTGGTGAGAAGGCCCTCGACGGTGGCGTCATCGGCTCCGGCCGCCCGGAGCTCGGGCATGGCTCGCTGGATGCTACGGCGTACCCATTGGCAGTCGAGCGGGTGGGTGGCTCCGGCGGCGCATCGCTCCGTGGTCGCCGCGACCAGCGAAGGGGCCTCCTCGACCCGTCGGGCGAGCGCGGCGGTGAGGTCGATCTCCTGGCGATACCCGGGATCGGAGGACGATCGCACGTAGGAGCGGCCTCGTGCCCGGTCACCGCAGAGCGGGTCGGTCGTGGGGTCGGGCGGGTCGCCAGCGAGGCGGGCCAACCGGTACCGCGTGCCGAACGGCGCAGAGGTGACCCAGTCGTCGTGGATGTAGCAGGACCAGATCCCGTGCACCTCCACCACATCGGGCACCTGGACCTGCAGGAGGTAGTCGTCGAGGAGATCCGGGCGCGTGCGGCGGATCTCCGCGGCCACCGGGTCCCCGAGGAAGCCGAGGTCGACGAGGACAGCCGCCTTCTCGAACGAGAGCTTGCCGATGTCAGGTGCGGCGACGATCGTCCTCGGGAGCCCGGTGTCGTGCGCATGCTCGGCAGCGAGATCGAGCACCGCCCGGTGGTCCTCCACCGCACAGCACAGCTCGGCGTCCCCGGACCGCCAGGCCATCACCCCGACCGCCACCAGTCCGCCGCAGGCCAGCACCGTCGCCGCCCCGGCTGCTCGCCGAGCTCCCGCTTCCCACTCGGTGCGGAGTCTCGACGCGTTCGGAGGTGTGAGGAGCCACAGGGCCACGACCCCCGCACCCGAGGCCAGCAGGATCAGGCTCTGCCCTCCGATCCGGGGAGGATCGAGGCGGGCGGGACCGAGCACGAGCTCTTGGGCCATGGGCGCCATTCCCACCAGGAGGATCACGGCCCAGCTGAGCAGGCCCCCTGCCCGCAGGGCCCATCCGGCCGCCGCGAGCATCAGCAGACCGGCCAAGGCGATGACGAGCCGTGTGGGCACGTCGTCGAGGATCAGGCCGTCGGGGTCCGATGCGGCGACCAGGGCGATCGTGAGGAAGGCCATGCCCGCGAGCGAGGTCGCCACCAGCAAGCCGGCTTCTCGGCGCCATCGCCAGCCGACGCCCGCGAGCAGCGCGGCCACGGCACCGAGCGCCAGGAGACCGGTCAGCGACACCGAGGTCTTGCCCTGCACGATCGCCGAGTTCGGCAGGAGCGTGCCGAACGTGGCCGACCTCCAACCGTGGACGAGCGCCCAGATCGCGATCGCGATCCCGGCGACCCGGGCCGCCACGGCGGGCCGGTCGCGCCACAGCAGGTACGTGGTTGCAGCCAGCGCAGGCAGCAGGAACACGGCGAGCTCGGTGCGGGTGATGCCCGTGAGACCGAAGAGGATCCCTGCCGCGTAGCCGCGATGGGAGCGCTCACGGAGCACCCCGAGCGTGGTGGCCATCACGCCGAGCAGCAACGGCACCGTGATGCTGTTCTCCATCCCCGATCCGAACCACCCGAGCGCCACCCAGGTGCTCAGCCCCACGACTGCAACCGCGGTTCCGGCGACGAGGCGCGCCCGGGTCGGAGCGCCGGGCACGGCATGGTGCAGGAGGCGGGACACGAAGTAGCCGCAGAGGGCGAATCCGGCGAGCACCTGCACGTCGAGGAAGGTGTCCCAGCCCGAGCCACCCAGCCGGTAGTACAGCGCGGCGACGAAGAACTGCAGGGGCGCGGAGTAACCCTCGACCCGCTCGCCCGCCGCCGAGACCGACGGGACCCCGAGCTCCACCCAGCCCCGGGCATGCGACAGGGTGATGACCGCGTCGTCCCGCCACCGCCAGAGGGTCGGGTCGCGCAGGCCGAGCAGGAGGATGCCCACCGCGACCCACCCCAGCGCGCCCACCACGTCGATCGAGCGAGCATGGAGCAGGCCAGCACTCTGCCGCAGCCGACGAGCAGGATGAGGGTGGCGTCCCTGAGGAGGCTCCATGTCGGGTCGAACGTATCGTGCCGCCCGCGGCCCGTGAGGGTGAGGGGGTCGGGATGGGGTGGCTCCCGATCGAGCCTCGAGTTCCTGCTCAAGGATGCGTCGGGATCTGCCGATACCCGGGATGTCCCAACCCGATAGTGCACACACCGGAACCCCGGCCCCGTGCCGGGGTTCCGTCATCCCGACGGCGGGTAGGGTGGCATCGATGGCCGATCAGGCGAGGTTCGCGGAGCAGGCGATGGCGTACATGCCCTCGCTCTATGCCGCCGCCCTGCGCATGACCCGCAATCCTGCTGATGCCGAGGATCTGGTGCAGGAGACCTACCTCAAGGCCTACCGGGGTTTCAGCGGGTTCCAGGAGGGCACCAACCTCAAGGCCTGGTTGTACCGGATCCTCACGAACACCTACATCAACCTGTACCGGGCCAGGAAGCGCCGGCCCGACGAGCAGGAGCTCGACGAGGCTGAAGACCTCTACCTCTACCGCCGCCTCGGCGGTCTCGAAGCAGCCCAGGTCGGTCGCAGCGCCGAGGACGAGCTGATGGACTGGTTCACCGACGCGGAGGTGAAGGACGCCATCGAGTCCCTACCGGAGCAGTTCCGCATGGCGGTCCTGCTCGCCGATGTGGAGGGCTTCTCCTACAAGGAGATCGCCGAGATCCTCGACATCCCGATCGGCACGGTGATGAGCAGGCTGCATCGGGGAAGAAGGGCGCTGCAGAAGAAGTTGTACGAGTACGCGACGGGGCGAGGGCTGGCACCCCGGGACGCCAGTGACGAAGCGGTCGGGGAACAGGAGCCGGTGAGGACAGGTGACCGGGTGAGCGATGGGTGACCACCACCGAACGGACTGCAACGAGGCGCTCCGGGAGCTCTACGTCTTCCTCGACGGTGAGCTGACCGAGGAGCGCCGGTCGGTCATCGCCCGCCACCTGGACGACTGCAACCCGTGCCTCGAGGTGTTCGACTTCGAGGCCGAGCTGCGCCTGGTGATACAGCAAAAGTGCCGGGAAAAGGTGCCCCCCGAGCTCCGCCAGCGCATCGAGGAGACGTTGCGATCCCTCTCGACCGCACCCGATCAGCCACCCCGATGATCACCGGCCACGCCGGGTCGGGGTGGGCCGGCGGAATGTGTCGCGGCGGACGTTGCCCGTATGATCGTCCGCATGGATCCCGTCTTGGCCGTCGTGTGGCACTTCTGGATCGCCGTTGCGCTCACCGCGGGCGCGATCGGGCTCGTGCTCGCCATCGGCATCATGTACCTCAAGAAGGTCGAGATGCCGCGCTACCCGCGGGATTGACCTGGTGAGCGGCACGGTCGACTGGGCGCTGGCCGAACGGGTGGCCGTGCGTGCAGCCGGCCGGGAGCCGTTCGCCGAGAGCTACCACTACGCGTCGCTGGAGCCGGACTTCACGGAGTTCACCGCTCGGGCCGAGGACCTGGTCGAGCAGGCGACGGGGTTGCGGTCCCTCAACGGTGATGCCCGCGGGCGGGTCACCGACCGCGCCGGATGGGTGCGCGCCAACATCGCCTCTTTCCAGCGGCTCCTGCGCCCGCTCATCCAGCGGTTCGGCGAGCGGATGGCGGCGAGCCCCTTCGCGCCGATCACCCGAGCGGTCGCGGGAGCCGAGGTCGGGGTGATGCTCGGCTGGATGTCGAACCGGGTGCTCGGTCAGTACGACCTGCTCATCATCGAAGAGGAGTCACCCCACGACCAGGACCTCGTCTACTACGTCGGGCCGAACGTCCTGGCGCTGGAGAAGATGTACGCCTTTCCTCCCCGGGAGTTCCGTTTGTGGATCGCGCTGCACGAGGTGACCCACCGGGCGCAGTTCACGGGCATCCCCTGGATGCGTGAGCACTTCCTCGGGCTCGTGGAGCAGATGCTCGAGTCGGTGGATCCGGACCCCAAGCGCTTCCTGGCGGCGATCGACCGGGCCGTGGCTGCTGTCCGTCGAGGCGAGAACCCGTTGTCGGACGGTGGGGTCGTGGCGCTGGTGGCCTCCCCGGAGCAGCGGGCGGTACTCGATCAGTTGAGCGGGCTCATGAGCCTGCTCGAGGGCCACGGCGACATCACGATGGACCGGGCCGGTGCCGATCTCGTGCCGAGCGCCGGCCGGTTCTCCAGCGTGCTGCGCAAGCGCCGCCAGTCGGCCCAGGGCCTGGCCAGGCTCCTGCAGCAACTCGTGGGCCTCGAGGCGAAGTTGGCCCAGTACGAGCAGGGGGAGCGGTTCATCGAGGAGGTCGAGCGGGCGGGTGGGCCGTCCCTCCTCGAGCTGGCGTGGGAGCGGTCGGAGAACCTGCCGAGCATCGCCGAGATCCGCGAGCCTGCGACCTGGATCGCTCGGGTGGCACCGGCCCGCGTCGCTTGAGCGTGGGGAGATGGAGGGCGGGCTCGCCACCGAGCTGCTCGCCAGGTGTACGTTCCCGCCCCCCGGCACGCCCGTCGTGTGCGCCGTCTCGGGCGGCGCGGACTCGCTGTGCCTGCTCGTCCTCGCGGTGGAGGCGGGCTGCGTGGTCACCGCCGTCCACGTCGACCACGGGCTACGGGAAGGCTCCGAGGGCGAGGCCCGGGTGGTCGAGGCGGCCGCCAGGCGGCTCGGCGCGTCCTTCCGCGCCGAGCGGGTGACCGTCGAGCCCGGCCCGAACCTCGAGGCCCGCGCCCGAGCGGCGCGCCACGCCGTGCTACCACCCGGCGCCTTGCTGGGACACACGGCCGATGACCAGGCCGAGACCGTGCTGTTGAACCTGCTGCGCGGTGCCGGGCTCGATGGTTTGGCGGGGATGCGCCGTGACGGGAGGCGACCGCTGCTGGACCTGCGGCGGTGGGAGACCCGTGCGCTGTGCGACGAGCTGGGACTCGAGGTGGTGGACGATCCGAGCAACCGCGACCCGTCGCTGCGGCGCAACCGGGTGCGCAACGAGCTCCTTCCGCTGCTCGGGGACATCGCGGGTCGGGACGTGGTGCCGATCATCGGCCGGCAGGCAGACGTGGTGCGTGCCGCGGCTGAGCTGCTCGACGAGCTGGCTGCCGCCGTCGACCCGACCGACGCCCGGGCGCTGGACGCCGCGCCTCCGGCGCTCGGCGCGATCGCGGTGCGCAACTGGCTCCGAGGTTGCTCACCTGACTGGCATCCCCCGCCTCTGGCGACCGTGGAGCGCGTGCTCGCGGTGGCCAGAGGCGAGGCGACGGGTACCGAGGTCGGCGGCGGCTGGCGCGTCGACCGCAGCGGTCAGCGCCTCCGACTCCACCGGGCGAGCACGGGCGTCGAGCGGTAGGGTTCCGCTCGCCATGGAGCCGAGCGATCCGGACCGTGAGAGCAGCGTGGATCCGCACCTCGGAGAGGTCATCGTGCCCGAA encodes the following:
- a CDS encoding bifunctional lysylphosphatidylglycerol flippase/synthetase MprF, translated to MLEGLIGVEGEYTYQPGFFGVAFPMSLVALGSIGLVTTLVLIFRPIVATPRTEADWVAAKRLVHRYGTDTLAYFALRHDKSYFFSSDGDAMIVYAYLARYALASGDPVGAAPSIDLVIDEFLDMCVRHGWGVAFLTVRQDQVARYERRGLRSLYLGDEAVIDCTRFTLGGKRNKSVRQSVGRVARTYDFELVAESEVGAATVAACNAVSERWRGKAPERGFTMALGQDVEGKEQQYLLAISHHRADASVGGFLRAVPVYGEPEPGGTVPIVGRTLDLMRRDPDTRNGMTEFLVANTAFAFRDRGERVLSMNFAFAGRLFGSDVRFTLRQRVARVLVSALNPFFQVKSLRDFNRRFRPDWVPRVIVYEDQRSLPQVAVLFGAVQGFVRLPLVGRYLVPRRIEPGHAGEAGG
- a CDS encoding zinc-dependent metalloprotease translates to MSGTVDWALAERVAVRAAGREPFAESYHYASLEPDFTEFTARAEDLVEQATGLRSLNGDARGRVTDRAGWVRANIASFQRLLRPLIQRFGERMAASPFAPITRAVAGAEVGVMLGWMSNRVLGQYDLLIIEEESPHDQDLVYYVGPNVLALEKMYAFPPREFRLWIALHEVTHRAQFTGIPWMREHFLGLVEQMLESVDPDPKRFLAAIDRAVAAVRRGENPLSDGGVVALVASPEQRAVLDQLSGLMSLLEGHGDITMDRAGADLVPSAGRFSSVLRKRRQSAQGLARLLQQLVGLEAKLAQYEQGERFIEEVERAGGPSLLELAWERSENLPSIAEIREPATWIARVAPARVA
- the tilS gene encoding tRNA lysidine(34) synthetase TilS, encoding MEGGLATELLARCTFPPPGTPVVCAVSGGADSLCLLVLAVEAGCVVTAVHVDHGLREGSEGEARVVEAAARRLGASFRAERVTVEPGPNLEARARAARHAVLPPGALLGHTADDQAETVLLNLLRGAGLDGLAGMRRDGRRPLLDLRRWETRALCDELGLEVVDDPSNRDPSLRRNRVRNELLPLLGDIAGRDVVPIIGRQADVVRAAAELLDELAAAVDPTDARALDAAPPALGAIAVRNWLRGCSPDWHPPPLATVERVLAVARGEATGTEVGGGWRVDRSGQRLRLHRASTGVER
- the rsrA gene encoding mycothiol system anti-sigma-R factor, with the translated sequence MGDHHRTDCNEALRELYVFLDGELTEERRSVIARHLDDCNPCLEVFDFEAELRLVIQQKCREKVPPELRQRIEETLRSLSTAPDQPPR
- a CDS encoding sigma-70 family RNA polymerase sigma factor — protein: MADQARFAEQAMAYMPSLYAAALRMTRNPADAEDLVQETYLKAYRGFSGFQEGTNLKAWLYRILTNTYINLYRARKRRPDEQELDEAEDLYLYRRLGGLEAAQVGRSAEDELMDWFTDAEVKDAIESLPEQFRMAVLLADVEGFSYKEIAEILDIPIGTVMSRLHRGRRALQKKLYEYATGRGLAPRDASDEAVGEQEPVRTGDRVSDG